From Granulicella sp. WH15, the proteins below share one genomic window:
- a CDS encoding protein-methionine-sulfoxide reductase heme-binding subunit MsrQ, with the protein MPTRLIPYLKILVHLLCLAPFLYLLNTYRTGAIANEADPVNSMTHFTGDWALWILLVSLAITPLRRLHPALSNLIRFRRLVGLYAFFYATLHLAIYVFLFSGYDIQSAIAGVQAGHMGEIVNQFKIIWPSILEDLGKRRFIQVGLLSWTILLALTLTSPMVVLRKMGGKNWQRLHRLVYVAAIAACVHYWWLVKAGVRAPLPDSLILTVLLLARLGWVYLKGRRTKATAKAS; encoded by the coding sequence ATGCCGACCCGCCTCATCCCTTACCTCAAGATCCTCGTCCATCTCCTCTGCCTTGCGCCGTTTTTATATCTACTGAACACCTACCGCACCGGCGCGATCGCCAACGAGGCCGACCCGGTCAACTCCATGACCCACTTCACCGGCGACTGGGCGCTCTGGATCCTCCTGGTCTCGCTGGCGATCACACCTCTCCGCCGCCTACACCCGGCGCTCTCGAACCTCATCCGCTTCCGCCGCCTCGTTGGCCTCTACGCCTTCTTCTACGCGACGCTCCACCTCGCCATCTACGTCTTCCTCTTCTCCGGCTACGACATCCAGAGCGCCATTGCAGGCGTGCAGGCTGGCCACATGGGGGAGATCGTCAACCAGTTCAAGATCATCTGGCCCAGCATCCTCGAAGACCTCGGCAAGCGCCGCTTCATCCAGGTTGGGCTGCTCTCGTGGACCATCCTGCTGGCGCTCACGCTCACCAGCCCGATGGTGGTGCTACGCAAGATGGGCGGCAAGAACTGGCAGCGGCTGCACCGTCTGGTCTACGTGGCCGCCATCGCCGCCTGCGTCCACTACTGGTGGCTGGTCAAGGCGGGTGTCCGCGCACCGCTGCCCGATAGCCTCATCCTGACGGTGCTGCTGCTTGCTCGGCTTGGATGGGTCTACCTCAAGGGGCGGCGTACAAAAGCAACGGCAAAAGCGTCCTGA